From the Misgurnus anguillicaudatus chromosome 17, ASM2758022v2, whole genome shotgun sequence genome, one window contains:
- the chpfa gene encoding chondroitin sulfate synthase 2 codes for MRFSMLIGLLRPIGPVVIGISLGFTLSLLSVSWIEESCEINTLGDEGMILSQDGNLKGARKPNSISTGSDGDEDEEEDFQPKIIPYKPIKQTQPKKLFRAKYISTELGIRERLFVGILTSKNTINTLGVAVNRTISHHLDNVVFFTGARSRKTPHGMFVVTHGDERLIWNMFQTIKYILEHYITEYDWFYLAQDDTYTQADRIKALVEHLSMDRVLYMGSPEEFIGGEMQGQYCYGGFGYLLSRSLLLRLQPFLENCRNDILSARHDEWLGRCIIDYADTNCVEEFEGMKYDYYEMGKNSDPSKEDNEDFNNALTVHPVSDPEQMYRLHKHFTEIELQKTYQEIEKLQAEIKNVSVVAFDGNRSAMWPVGVNPPFEPKTRFEVLRWDYFTEDEVFSCTDGSPKCELSGIDKLDVADVIETAMGELNKKYKPVLHLKKQQLINGYRRFDPTRGMEYTLDLQLEVVNQKGHSRSITKRVHLVRPLSRIEIIPMPYVTEATRVHIILPVTHQDRELVHQFLEVYAQNAFETSENAILTFLFIYDPIEAQQVNQNDIFASIKAQINAYEHRYPTVKVPWISVKSESPSQIKLMDIISKKHPVDTLFFIATVQTNINSEFLNRCRMNSINNWQVFFPIHFQYFNPSIAYHNQPRPNTADLIKETGHFDRSSFNEACFYNSDYMAARTRMSSDVQENEEILESLDIYDMFIKYSNLHVFRAVEPALHEKYSYQPCNPRLSEDIYQRCVQSTLDSLGSRSQLAMLLFEQEQGNST; via the exons ATGAGGTTTTCTATGTTGATCGGTCTGTTAAGGCCAATCGGGCCGGTTGTTATCGGGATCTCTTTGGGATTTACTCTGAGTTTGTTGAGTGTGAGCTGGATAGAGGAAAGCTGTGAAATAAACACTTTAGGAGATGAAGGGATGATTTTATCCCAGGATGGAAATTTGAAAGGAGCACGGAAACCCAACTCCATTTCCACTGGAAGCGATGGTGACgaggatgaggaggaagatTTTCAGCCGAAAATTATCCCGTACAAACCAATAAAACAGACTCAGCCCAAGAAACTTTTCAG AGCAAAATACATCAGCACAGAGCTGGGAATCCGAGAGCGTCTTTTTGTGGGAATACTCACCTCCAAAAACACCATCAACACTCTGGGTGTGGCCGTCAACCGCACCATCAGCCATCATCTGGACAATGTTGTCTTCTTCACCGGCGCCCGAAGCCGCAAAACGCCCCACGGCATGTTCGTGGTCACCCACGGTGATGAGCGCCTCATCTGGAACATGTTCCAAACAATCAAGTACATTCTAGAACACTACATCACAGAGTACGATTGGTTCTACCTCGCTCAGGATGACACGTACACACAAGCAGATCGGATCAAGGCTCTGGTGGAGCACTTAAGTATGGACCGGGTGCTCTACATGGGCAGCCCGGAGGAGTTCATAGGTGGTGAGATGCAGGGGCAGTATTGCTACGGGGGTTTCGGATACCTGCTGTCTCGCAGTCTTTTGCTGAGGCTACAGCCCTTCCTGGAGAACTGCAGGAATGACATCCTCAGTGCCAGACATGACGAATGGCTTGGGCGATGCATCATTGACTATGCTGATACCAACTGTGTGGAGGAATTTG agGGGATGAAGTATGACTATTATGAAATGGGCAAAAATTCAGACCCCAGTAAGGAAGATAATGAGGATTTTAACAACGCCCTGACCGTCCACCCAGTGTCTGATCCCGAGCAGATGTACAGACTACACAAACACTTCACTGAGATCGAGCTGCAGAAGACATACCAGGAGATTGAAAAACTGCag GCTGAAATAAAAAACGTGAGTGTGGTGGCTTTCGACGGCAACCGTAGTGCCATGTGGCCTGTTGGAGTCAATCCTCCCTTCGAGCCCAAAACACGTTTCGAGGTTCTCCGGTGGGATTACTTCACTGAGGATGAGGTATTCTCTTGCACTGATGGGTCGCCGAAGTGCGAGCTCAGTGGAATCGATAAACTGGACGTAGCCGATGTCATCGAGACGGCTATGGGTGAGCTGAACAAGAAGTACAAGCCCGTTCTTCACCTAAAGAAACAGCAACTAATTAATGGATACAGGCGCTTTGACCCAACCAGAGGGATGGAGTACACGCTGGATCTACAGCTGGAGGTGGTGAACCAGAAAGGACACAGTCGATCCATCACCAAAAGGGTGCACTTGGTGAGGCCACTCAGTCGTATTGAGATCATCCCAATGCCTTATGTTACCGAGGCAACCAGGGTCCACATCATCTTACCTGTTACTCATCAAGACAGAGAGCTCGTTCACCAGTTTTTGGAAGTGTACGCCCAAAACGCCTTTGAGACCAGTGAAAATGCCATCTTGACGTTTCTTTTCATTTACGATCCAATCGAGGCCCAGCAGGTCAACCAGAATGACATCTTTGCCAGCATCAAAGCGCAAATCAACGCCTATGAGCACAGATATCCCACAGTTAAAGTCCCCTGGATCAGCGTTAAAAGCGAAAGTCCCTCTCAAATCAAGTTAATGGACATCATCTCCAAGAAGCATCCGGTTGACACTCTGTTCTTCATCGCCACTGTGCAAACCAACATCAACTCCGAGTTCCTCAATCGCTGTCGGATGAACTCCATAAACAACTGGCAGGTGTTTTTTCCCATCCACTTCCAATACTTCAATCCCAGCATCGCTTATCATAACCAGCCTCGTCCCAACACGGCTGATCTGATCAAAGAGACTGGTCACTTCGATCGTAGCTCCTTCAACGAGGCGTGTTTTTACAACTCGGACTACATGGCGGCGCGGACACGCATGTCCTCGGATGTCCAGGAGAACGAGGAGATCCTGGAGAGCCTGGATATATATGACATGTTCATAAAATActctaacctgcatgttttccGAGCGGTGGAGCCGGCCCTTCACGAGAAATATAGTTACCAGCCTTGTAATCCACGTCTGAGTGAAGATATCTACCAGCGGTGTGTACAGAGCACCCTGGACAGCCTCGGATCACGCTCTCAGCTCGCCATGTTGTTGTTTGAACAAGAGCAGGGCAACAGTACTTAA